One Lacipirellulaceae bacterium DNA window includes the following coding sequences:
- a CDS encoding DNA-directed RNA polymerase subunit alpha C-terminal domain-containing protein has product MTRIPLNQAELANQGMKDRLEMSTAEIGLAVRTTNCLEEKGIFTVSDLLQTKREELLSISNFGEKTLEEVYKALERIGFHRPQPAKRYPR; this is encoded by the coding sequence ATGACACGCATTCCGTTGAATCAAGCTGAGCTGGCTAATCAGGGCATGAAGGATCGCCTAGAGATGAGCACCGCCGAGATTGGCTTGGCCGTTCGCACGACCAACTGCCTTGAGGAAAAAGGCATCTTTACCGTCAGCGACTTGCTGCAAACCAAGCGGGAAGAGTTGCTAAGTATCTCGAACTTTGGTGAGAAGACGCTCGAAGAGGTCTACAAGGCGCTCGAACGGATTGGGTTTCATCGTCCTCAACCGGCGAAGCGCTATCCTCGGTAA
- the polX gene encoding DNA polymerase/3'-5' exonuclease PolX → MTNRDIAAVFDQIADLLEFQSANPFRVRAYRNGARKIGDLSQPLAALAESDEGLTSIDGIGKDLAEKITTLLKTGSLPMLDELLAEIPPTVLAILRVPGLGPKRAAVIHKELGVNTLDELRAACKSDQVKDLKGFGKKTQETILKGIDIAAQADVRTKWAEADGVVQELLAHMEGIEGVRRMQMAGSYRRGRETVGDLDLLVDADDGAAAMTRFGEFPAVDEVIVRGGTKMSVRLKSGLQVDLRVVPERSFGAALQYFTGSKDHNVEVRGQAKARGLKVNEWGVFEVDGDEEKYLAGATEEEVYAALDLPWFPPELREAREEFQLAADEGLPRLIELDDIRGDLHMHTNASDGKATLEEMAEAAIAKGLEYIAITDHSKRVSMANGLDGKRLLKQWKEVDQLNEELTELEILKGIECDILEAGGMDLPDEVLEQADWVIASVHYGQNQSREQITERILGALENPHVDIVAHPTGRLINRRERYEVDIDAVFAAAAEQGKLLELNANPARLDLDDVHCAAAKRHGVPIVISTDAHHTGGLDVMRYGILQARRAGLTAEDVANTRSVAEFKKLLT, encoded by the coding sequence ATGACTAACCGTGATATTGCCGCTGTCTTTGATCAAATCGCTGATCTCCTGGAATTTCAAAGCGCAAATCCTTTTCGGGTGCGCGCCTACCGGAACGGAGCCCGCAAGATTGGCGACTTGAGCCAGCCGCTTGCAGCGTTGGCCGAGTCGGATGAGGGTCTGACTTCAATTGACGGCATTGGCAAGGACTTGGCCGAGAAGATCACGACTCTGCTAAAGACCGGCAGCCTGCCGATGCTCGATGAGCTGCTGGCGGAGATTCCACCAACCGTGTTGGCCATATTGCGTGTGCCAGGGTTGGGTCCAAAGCGAGCGGCGGTGATTCATAAAGAACTCGGTGTGAACACGTTGGACGAGTTACGAGCCGCTTGTAAGTCGGACCAAGTGAAGGATCTGAAGGGTTTCGGTAAGAAGACGCAAGAGACGATTCTCAAGGGAATCGATATCGCGGCGCAAGCCGATGTTCGCACCAAATGGGCGGAGGCGGATGGCGTGGTGCAAGAGCTACTCGCCCACATGGAAGGAATCGAAGGGGTACGGCGGATGCAGATGGCCGGCAGTTATCGGCGAGGACGTGAGACCGTTGGTGACCTTGATCTCTTGGTGGACGCCGATGACGGTGCCGCAGCGATGACCCGTTTTGGAGAGTTTCCGGCAGTGGATGAAGTGATCGTCCGAGGCGGCACCAAGATGTCCGTTCGATTGAAAAGCGGCTTGCAAGTCGACCTGCGTGTTGTGCCCGAGCGTTCATTTGGGGCTGCGTTGCAGTACTTCACAGGCTCGAAAGACCATAACGTGGAGGTGCGTGGCCAAGCGAAAGCGCGCGGCTTGAAGGTGAACGAATGGGGCGTCTTTGAAGTCGACGGCGACGAGGAGAAGTACTTGGCAGGAGCGACTGAGGAAGAAGTTTATGCAGCGCTCGACTTGCCTTGGTTTCCGCCAGAATTGCGCGAGGCTCGCGAGGAGTTTCAATTAGCGGCAGACGAAGGTTTGCCAAGGCTGATCGAGCTGGATGACATACGTGGTGACCTGCATATGCACACCAACGCTTCCGACGGGAAGGCGACTCTTGAAGAAATGGCTGAAGCGGCTATCGCCAAGGGACTAGAATACATCGCGATTACCGACCACTCGAAACGCGTTTCGATGGCCAACGGATTAGACGGTAAGCGTTTGCTCAAGCAGTGGAAAGAAGTCGATCAGCTCAATGAGGAGCTGACCGAATTGGAGATTCTCAAAGGCATTGAGTGCGACATTCTCGAAGCTGGTGGCATGGACCTGCCGGATGAAGTGCTCGAGCAGGCCGACTGGGTTATCGCCAGCGTCCATTACGGGCAGAACCAATCTCGCGAACAAATCACCGAGCGGATTCTGGGGGCCTTGGAAAACCCGCATGTCGATATCGTTGCCCATCCCACGGGACGCCTAATCAATCGTCGCGAACGATACGAAGTCGACATTGATGCGGTGTTCGCTGCCGCGGCAGAGCAGGGGAAGTTGTTAGAGCTCAACGCCAACCCGGCTCGTCTCGATCTTGACGATGTCCACTGCGCCGCGGCCAAACGACATGGCGTGCCAATCGTCATCAGCACCGACGCGCACCACACAGGCGGCCTCGACGTGATGCGATACGGTATTCTCCAAGCACGCCGAGCAGGGCTAACGGCTGAGGACGTGGCGAATACTCGATCAGTGGCGGAGTTTAAGAAGCTGTTGACGTGA
- a CDS encoding efflux RND transporter permease subunit — MKLSSQAIDHPRSVLILTILTLMMAFYAATFTPVQRTPAITKAVVLVAIPYPDAQPSEAENEIARKVEDVLGELQSVDFIASTNMRGASITQVIFLDGVDPDEAKREVKDLVDRIRNELPLGREIQPVVTKIDFENMPLMMVTLTGPEGYDDRSLKEVAEEVEERIKADIDGVASTQLYGGKEREIHVNANPDLLAEYGITLNQLLESLRAFNAKIPAGSLDTENYDRILRVEAKFRGVEDIREAIVSNVGGRAITVDDVADVIDTHRRVKSFSQIDGRECATIIIYKESNINTLGAAQAINSLVEDLRQQYPDIDFATTRDTSEEIWVMFRVLGSSAIFGAMLVLVILAWSMGLRISILVLLAIPFSSAVALVFLYASGIPVSNMVVFAFILVLGMVVDGAIIVAENIHRHIERGEDPIDAAKVGIEEVGLPVIAADLTTVAAFGPMLLVPGIMGDFMGVMPKVVSVALLGSVLVDHFIIPTLAARWYRKQEPKDSAIAEEQKASGELRVRPNLGWGTRIYAAILRTSLANRASVLILCFLAVVGAGRLYKELGFVFFPTSDRGQFTIKYELPLGYSIEETLAASEVVIEPLRKWEEMGVIKHYVSAIGSAGGMAIRVDEDSASGPEFAEIMVEMLSPLDRDVHEQEVIDDLRRNIKLLPGMKMSIEPVEDGPPGGADVAVRLTGENLEQLGDLGQIIAKKLGTLRGTLDASTDYRPDNPELMIEPKPDVVGLYEGLNEAMIARAVQIAIAGDQQIQLTLDDEDITLRVQLAPEFQKYPNTLERVMIATPAGQMTSLASLAELKRGTSLFSINRYERDRAVVAKCDVDKKSKTPDDIFKILADEILPELGFKRSEENSMVFLGQPLTESEGIKAQFTGENEERDKNFRYLLYSMIIGVVLIYGILVWQFNSFRQGVIVMMTVPLSFIGVVLGMWACGFPFSLASFIGLVSLTGIVVNDAIVMVDFTNQARARGLNVYDSLIEAGINRLRPVMLTTITTIGGLLPLLLNISGGAEFWQPLTGAVVFGLAFASVLTLLIIPVCYSVSYTFFDELRGVKDTAAALLRRRQVTSAAKAK; from the coding sequence GTGAAGCTTAGCTCACAAGCCATCGATCATCCTCGCTCAGTGTTGATCCTCACGATCCTAACACTGATGATGGCGTTCTACGCGGCAACATTCACGCCGGTCCAACGCACGCCGGCAATCACCAAGGCTGTCGTCCTGGTAGCGATCCCCTACCCTGACGCCCAGCCAAGCGAAGCCGAAAACGAAATCGCCCGCAAGGTCGAAGACGTCCTTGGCGAGCTGCAGAGCGTCGACTTTATCGCCTCGACGAACATGCGCGGGGCGAGCATTACGCAAGTCATTTTCCTTGACGGCGTCGATCCCGACGAGGCGAAACGCGAAGTCAAAGACCTCGTCGACCGCATCCGTAACGAACTTCCTCTAGGTCGCGAAATTCAGCCCGTCGTCACGAAGATCGACTTTGAGAACATGCCGCTGATGATGGTCACGCTGACGGGACCCGAAGGCTATGACGACCGCTCGTTAAAGGAAGTCGCCGAGGAAGTTGAAGAACGGATCAAGGCCGATATCGATGGCGTGGCAAGCACGCAGCTCTACGGTGGCAAAGAACGAGAGATCCACGTCAACGCGAACCCTGATCTATTGGCCGAGTACGGAATCACCCTCAATCAACTTCTCGAATCCCTGCGTGCCTTCAACGCGAAAATACCGGCTGGTTCGCTCGACACGGAAAACTACGATCGCATCCTGCGTGTCGAGGCCAAGTTCCGGGGCGTCGAAGACATCCGCGAAGCCATCGTCAGCAACGTCGGGGGACGGGCCATTACCGTTGACGATGTCGCGGACGTGATTGATACCCATCGTCGCGTGAAGAGTTTCTCGCAGATTGACGGTCGCGAATGCGCGACGATCATCATCTACAAAGAATCGAATATCAACACGCTGGGTGCCGCCCAAGCAATCAACTCCCTGGTCGAAGACCTCCGCCAGCAGTACCCCGACATCGACTTTGCGACGACCCGCGACACGTCCGAAGAGATCTGGGTCATGTTTCGTGTGCTGGGCTCAAGCGCTATTTTCGGCGCGATGCTCGTCCTGGTGATACTTGCATGGTCGATGGGCCTGCGGATTTCCATCCTCGTTCTCCTGGCGATTCCGTTCAGTTCCGCCGTCGCCTTGGTTTTCCTCTACGCCAGCGGCATCCCCGTTTCCAACATGGTGGTGTTCGCGTTTATTCTCGTGCTGGGGATGGTTGTCGACGGTGCCATCATTGTGGCGGAGAATATCCACCGCCACATCGAGCGCGGCGAAGACCCGATCGATGCCGCGAAAGTCGGCATTGAAGAAGTCGGCTTACCGGTCATCGCTGCCGACCTAACAACCGTCGCCGCGTTCGGCCCGATGTTGCTCGTTCCCGGCATCATGGGCGACTTCATGGGCGTGATGCCTAAAGTCGTAAGCGTGGCCCTGTTAGGTTCGGTACTGGTCGATCACTTCATCATCCCAACACTAGCGGCGCGTTGGTATCGGAAGCAAGAACCCAAAGATAGCGCGATCGCTGAAGAACAAAAAGCGAGTGGTGAGCTTCGCGTTCGGCCTAATTTAGGCTGGGGAACGCGGATCTACGCAGCGATCCTTCGCACGTCACTCGCCAACCGTGCTTCGGTTTTGATTCTTTGTTTTTTGGCCGTCGTCGGCGCTGGCAGGCTCTACAAAGAACTCGGCTTCGTCTTCTTCCCGACAAGCGATCGGGGGCAGTTCACCATTAAGTACGAACTACCGCTCGGTTACAGCATCGAGGAAACTCTCGCCGCCTCTGAAGTCGTGATCGAACCACTTCGCAAATGGGAAGAGATGGGAGTCATCAAGCACTACGTCTCCGCGATCGGCTCAGCCGGCGGCATGGCGATACGCGTTGATGAAGACTCTGCCTCGGGACCGGAGTTCGCGGAGATCATGGTCGAAATGCTTTCACCGCTTGACCGTGACGTCCACGAACAAGAAGTGATTGACGATCTTCGCCGAAACATCAAACTGCTGCCCGGCATGAAAATGTCCATCGAGCCTGTCGAAGACGGCCCGCCTGGCGGTGCGGATGTGGCGGTGCGATTGACGGGAGAAAACCTTGAGCAACTGGGTGACTTGGGGCAGATTATCGCGAAGAAGCTCGGCACCCTGCGTGGCACGCTTGATGCTTCGACGGACTACCGTCCTGACAATCCCGAATTGATGATCGAACCGAAGCCCGATGTGGTCGGTTTGTATGAGGGACTCAACGAGGCGATGATTGCCCGCGCGGTGCAAATCGCGATCGCGGGAGATCAGCAAATCCAACTGACGCTCGACGACGAGGATATCACCCTCCGTGTGCAGCTCGCCCCCGAGTTTCAAAAGTACCCAAACACCCTCGAACGCGTGATGATCGCCACGCCTGCCGGCCAGATGACTTCGCTAGCCAGTTTGGCCGAACTCAAACGCGGGACGAGCCTGTTCAGCATCAACCGCTATGAACGTGATCGCGCAGTCGTCGCGAAGTGCGATGTCGATAAGAAGTCGAAAACACCGGACGACATTTTCAAAATTCTTGCCGACGAGATTCTTCCCGAGTTAGGATTCAAACGAAGCGAGGAGAACTCAATGGTTTTCCTCGGCCAGCCACTTACTGAGTCGGAAGGCATCAAAGCGCAATTCACCGGCGAGAACGAAGAGCGTGATAAGAACTTCCGATACTTGCTGTACAGCATGATCATCGGCGTTGTGCTGATTTATGGCATTCTTGTCTGGCAATTCAACAGTTTCCGTCAAGGCGTGATCGTGATGATGACCGTGCCGTTAAGTTTCATCGGCGTCGTGCTGGGGATGTGGGCCTGCGGATTCCCCTTTAGCCTGGCTTCGTTCATTGGGCTGGTCAGTCTGACAGGCATCGTCGTCAATGATGCGATCGTGATGGTCGACTTCACCAACCAAGCTCGCGCCCGAGGCTTGAACGTCTACGACTCGCTCATCGAAGCCGGCATCAACCGCCTTCGCCCGGTGATGCTCACGACGATCACGACTATTGGTGGATTGCTTCCATTGCTGCTCAACATCTCCGGCGGAGCAGAATTTTGGCAACCGCTCACCGGGGCTGTCGTCTTCGGCTTGGCCTTTGCGTCCGTGCTCACGCTGTTGATCATCCCCGTTTGCTACAGCGTTTCGTACACATTCTTTGACGAATTGCGGGGGGTGAAAGACACGGCAGCAGCTCTACTACGACGTCGGCAAGTGACTTCTGCGGCGAAAGCGAAGTAA